The Lacrimispora xylanolytica genome has a segment encoding these proteins:
- a CDS encoding acetate/propionate family kinase produces the protein MKILVINCGSSSLKYQLIDMENEGVLAKGLCERIGIPGSKLVHKGEGKGEMVIEEDMPNHTLAIEHVMNALVDPQYGVIKDTSEISAVGHRVLHAGTIYSDSIVVTEDVKKVVRDCFDLGPLHNPANLMGIEACEAAMPGVPNVAVFDTAFGMGMPEKAALYAIPTEYYEKYSIRRYGFHGTSHSYVSKETLKFCGLDENKGKVIVCHLGNGASISASIGGKCVDTSMGLTPLEGLIMGTRSGDIDPAVVQFICDKEGKTVTEVIDILNKKSGILGMSGGISSDFRDVQKAQAEGNHLADTAISAYVYRVAKYIGSYTAAMNGVDAIAFTAGVGENDRAIRAEICSYLGYLGVEIDDEANSKRGFDNMISTPESKVKVCVIPTNEELAIARETKALV, from the coding sequence ATGAAAATTTTAGTTATCAACTGTGGAAGTTCTTCCTTAAAGTATCAGCTGATCGATATGGAGAATGAGGGAGTTTTAGCAAAAGGTTTATGTGAGAGAATCGGTATCCCTGGTTCAAAGTTAGTTCATAAGGGTGAAGGAAAAGGCGAGATGGTAATCGAAGAAGATATGCCTAACCATACCTTAGCGATTGAGCACGTTATGAATGCGTTGGTTGATCCTCAATACGGCGTAATCAAAGATACAAGTGAAATCTCCGCAGTAGGACACAGAGTTCTCCATGCCGGAACCATCTATAGCGATTCTATCGTTGTAACAGAAGATGTAAAGAAAGTAGTACGTGACTGTTTCGATTTAGGACCTCTTCACAATCCTGCAAACTTAATGGGTATTGAAGCTTGTGAAGCTGCTATGCCAGGCGTTCCTAACGTAGCTGTATTTGATACAGCATTTGGTATGGGTATGCCAGAGAAGGCTGCTTTATATGCAATCCCTACAGAATATTATGAGAAATACAGCATTCGTCGTTACGGCTTCCATGGTACAAGCCACAGCTATGTATCTAAGGAAACCTTAAAGTTCTGTGGCCTTGATGAGAACAAGGGCAAAGTAATCGTATGCCATTTAGGCAACGGTGCAAGCATCTCTGCTTCCATCGGCGGCAAATGTGTAGATACCAGCATGGGTCTTACTCCATTAGAGGGACTTATCATGGGAACCAGAAGTGGTGATATTGATCCAGCGGTTGTACAGTTTATCTGTGACAAAGAAGGAAAGACTGTTACTGAAGTAATTGATATCTTAAACAAGAAATCCGGTATCCTTGGTATGTCCGGCGGCATCTCCAGCGATTTCCGTGATGTTCAGAAAGCTCAGGCAGAAGGAAACCACCTTGCTGATACAGCAATCAGTGCTTATGTATACCGTGTAGCTAAATACATCGGTTCTTATACAGCAGCAATGAACGGTGTTGATGCAATTGCATTTACTGCAGGCGTTGGCGAAAACGACAGAGCAATCAGAGCAGAAATCTGTTCCTATTTAGGATACCTTGGTGTTGAAATTGACGACGAAGCTAACAGCAAGAGAGGATTTGATAACATGATTTCCACACCGGAATCCAAGGTTAAGGTATGTGTAATTCCTACCAACGAAGAGCTTGCAATCGCAAGAGAAACAAAAGCTCTGGTATAA
- the pduL gene encoding PduL/EutD family phosphate acyltransferase, giving the protein MKFIVETSARHVHLSQEDLEILFGKGYELTKKKDLSQPGQFACEERVAVVGSKGEFKGVSILGPVRKATQVELSLTDARSVGIAAPVKESGDIAGSGACKIVGPAGEIELAEGVIAAKRHIHATPADAEQLGVKNGEIVSVKIDTDGRSLVFGDVVVRVSESYALAMHIDTDESNAAGCGREQYGEIVK; this is encoded by the coding sequence ATGAAGTTTATTGTTGAAACATCAGCACGTCATGTACATTTATCTCAAGAAGATCTTGAGATTTTATTTGGTAAGGGATATGAACTCACAAAGAAGAAGGATTTATCCCAGCCAGGGCAGTTTGCCTGTGAAGAGAGAGTAGCGGTTGTTGGCTCCAAAGGTGAGTTCAAGGGCGTTTCTATCTTAGGACCCGTAAGAAAAGCAACTCAGGTAGAACTTTCCCTGACCGACGCTCGTTCCGTTGGAATTGCAGCTCCAGTAAAAGAATCCGGTGATATCGCTGGAAGCGGTGCCTGCAAGATCGTTGGACCAGCAGGTGAGATTGAACTTGCAGAAGGTGTTATCGCTGCAAAGCGTCACATTCATGCAACACCTGCAGATGCAGAACAGCTTGGCGTAAAGAACGGCGAGATCGTATCTGTAAAAATTGACACTGATGGCAGAAGCCTTGTTTTTGGAGATGTAGTTGTTCGTGTAAGCGAATCCTATGCTCTGGCTATGCATATTGACACCGATGAATCTAACGCAGCTGGCTGCGGTAGAGAGCAGTACGGCGAAATCGTTAAATAA
- a CDS encoding nucleotidyltransferase, which yields MANHTHCSAVGIIAEYNPFHNGHAYHIKKAKELSKADYCIVVMSGDFVQRGAPAIFDKHTRATMALSCGADLVIELPSIFATSSAEDFAACSIALLSSLGVVDSVCFGSECGEIQTLSDIASILAEEPEEYKQILRMELKKGLSFPQARNKAIISCESLDEEDASILLTPNNILGIEYCKAIHRQNSSLTPLTIKRAGSGYHDPLVTPDQYSSATGIRILLKENEGGITDTNSLYLQIPESARQIVKNSQPVFPDDFSPLLNAALLRLSMDDSSLERYADVSRELAARIKKQLPDFLPFEEKISSLKTKQYTYTRISRALLHIILGITTEQIKEGKELGYAPYARILGFRKDSKDLLGHIKMRGSIPLITKTAGAELTLSEAASSMLRQDFYCSHLYQTVLQNKYHIQNKNEFTRSVVIL from the coding sequence ATGGCAAACCATACTCATTGCAGTGCCGTTGGCATCATTGCTGAATACAATCCATTCCACAATGGACATGCATATCATATCAAAAAAGCCAAAGAATTATCAAAAGCAGATTACTGTATTGTTGTTATGAGCGGGGATTTCGTTCAAAGAGGCGCCCCGGCCATATTCGACAAACATACCCGCGCTACCATGGCACTTTCCTGCGGGGCTGATCTTGTAATCGAACTTCCATCTATCTTTGCCACCAGCAGCGCCGAAGACTTTGCTGCCTGCAGCATTGCCCTTCTCAGTAGTCTGGGAGTTGTAGATTCTGTTTGCTTTGGCAGCGAATGCGGAGAGATTCAAACGCTTTCAGACATCGCATCCATTCTGGCCGAAGAACCAGAGGAATATAAGCAAATACTCCGCATGGAATTAAAAAAAGGGCTGAGCTTTCCTCAGGCAAGGAACAAAGCAATCATCTCCTGCGAAAGCTTAGACGAGGAAGATGCCTCGATTCTCCTGACTCCCAATAACATACTTGGCATTGAATACTGTAAGGCGATCCACCGTCAAAACAGCAGCCTGACTCCTCTTACCATCAAGAGAGCAGGAAGCGGCTATCACGATCCTCTGGTAACCCCGGACCAATATAGCTCAGCTACTGGCATCCGAATTCTGCTGAAAGAAAACGAAGGTGGAATTACGGATACGAATTCTCTTTATCTGCAAATTCCTGAATCAGCAAGACAGATAGTAAAAAACAGCCAGCCTGTATTTCCAGATGATTTCAGTCCCCTGTTAAATGCAGCTCTCCTTCGTCTCTCCATGGATGACTCATCTCTGGAAAGGTATGCCGACGTCTCCAGGGAGCTGGCTGCCCGAATAAAAAAGCAACTGCCTGATTTTCTTCCTTTCGAAGAAAAAATAAGCAGTTTAAAGACCAAGCAGTATACCTATACAAGAATCAGCCGTGCGCTGCTCCACATCATATTAGGGATCACAACGGAGCAGATAAAGGAAGGAAAAGAATTAGGTTACGCTCCCTATGCCAGAATTTTAGGGTTTCGGAAGGACTCAAAAGACTTATTAGGGCACATAAAAATGAGAGGGAGCATCCCTCTCATTACGAAAACAGCAGGCGCAGAACTCACACTCTCAGAAGCAGCCAGTTCCATGCTCCGGCAGGATTTTTACTGTTCCCACTTATATCAGACCGTACTTCAGAACAAATATCATATTCAGAATAAGAATGAATTCACTCGTTCCGTCGTCATCTTATGA
- a CDS encoding NUDIX hydrolase → MMELWDVYDEGRKKTGKTHVRGVPMPEGDYHLISDIWVVNESGRVLITRRHPKKTYGLMWECSGGSVLAGETSLQGAVRELLEETGLLVGEDELKLIHTIQFKDRFVDTYITRQKVAWKDLVLQPEEVVDAKFVTFQELLDMWEEGIVVPKTRFLLYKDAIHAFLVPPS, encoded by the coding sequence ATGATGGAGCTTTGGGACGTTTATGATGAAGGCAGAAAAAAGACAGGGAAAACCCATGTGAGAGGGGTTCCCATGCCGGAGGGGGATTATCATCTTATATCAGATATCTGGGTTGTCAATGAATCCGGAAGAGTTTTAATCACCAGAAGGCATCCAAAGAAAACCTACGGCCTGATGTGGGAGTGCAGCGGAGGATCTGTACTGGCAGGAGAAACAAGCCTTCAGGGAGCGGTAAGGGAGCTATTGGAAGAAACGGGATTACTGGTAGGGGAGGATGAACTAAAACTGATCCATACCATCCAGTTTAAGGACCGGTTTGTAGATACTTATATTACCCGCCAGAAGGTTGCATGGAAGGATTTGGTCCTTCAGCCAGAGGAAGTGGTTGATGCTAAGTTTGTAACCTTTCAAGAACTTTTAGACATGTGGGAAGAAGGAATTGTTGTTCCCAAAACCCGGTTTCTTCTATATAAAGATGCCATTCACGCATTCCTTGTTCCGCCGTCATAA
- a CDS encoding phenylpyruvate tautomerase MIF-related protein, whose protein sequence is MPFINSKVNVPLTEEVKEALKTKLGQAISLIPGKSENWLMVSLEDNCSLYFKGKNNTKMAFIEVKIFGRAAERDYERLTEEISKIYRDTVGIAQDKIYIKYEEAEHWGWNGTNF, encoded by the coding sequence ATGCCGTTTATTAATTCAAAAGTGAATGTTCCCTTAACCGAAGAAGTAAAAGAAGCATTAAAAACGAAACTTGGCCAAGCAATCAGCCTGATTCCGGGAAAATCGGAAAACTGGCTCATGGTAAGCCTTGAGGATAACTGTTCTCTCTATTTTAAAGGGAAGAACAATACGAAGATGGCTTTTATCGAAGTAAAAATATTCGGACGTGCAGCAGAGCGTGATTATGAACGTCTGACAGAGGAAATCAGCAAGATTTACCGTGATACGGTTGGGATTGCTCAGGATAAGATATATATTAAATATGAAGAAGCAGAACATTGGGGCTGGAATGGAACAAACTTTTAA
- a CDS encoding class I SAM-dependent methyltransferase, whose amino-acid sequence MEQKEREHFIQTVQKYLDEALLRIIVSNPSGKEGVSKVKIRPLLLKGTLVFQAEELVGNQAFHKNLSVIECAAYLADLLEDKLRQMELDSNKGQVRVLVSKKGTLSMKEKRQQPKMEAAPFIPEHNRQKSYILQEGIPVPFLVDLGVMTEEGKIVRTRYDKFRQINRFLEFIEDILPRLHSDRENVIIDFGCGKSYLTFAMYYYLHELKGYPIRIIGLDLKQTVIDKCNQLKEAYGYHKLNFYHGDIASYEGVEHVDMVVTLHACDTATDYALYKAVRWGASVILSVPCCQHEMNRQLKNDLMAPIYQYGLIKERTAALYTDALRAEVLENQGYRTQILEFIDMEHTPKNILIRAVKQGGKKDNQKEIKEIMESLHCDLTLPRLFEEKEV is encoded by the coding sequence ATGGAACAAAAGGAAAGAGAACATTTCATTCAAACTGTCCAGAAATATCTTGACGAGGCCCTGCTTCGCATTATAGTCAGCAATCCATCAGGAAAAGAGGGAGTTTCAAAGGTAAAGATACGTCCTCTCTTACTCAAAGGGACTTTGGTATTTCAGGCAGAGGAATTGGTGGGAAACCAGGCTTTCCACAAAAATCTTTCTGTCATAGAGTGTGCCGCTTATCTGGCTGATTTATTGGAAGACAAGCTTCGGCAAATGGAGCTTGATTCTAATAAAGGCCAGGTAAGGGTTCTGGTAAGTAAAAAAGGAACCTTAAGTATGAAGGAGAAAAGGCAGCAGCCAAAAATGGAGGCTGCCCCTTTCATACCAGAACATAACAGACAGAAAAGCTATATCTTACAAGAAGGAATCCCGGTTCCGTTTCTGGTGGATTTAGGTGTCATGACAGAGGAAGGCAAAATCGTCAGAACCAGATATGATAAGTTTCGTCAGATCAACCGTTTTTTAGAATTTATTGAAGATATTCTTCCAAGACTTCATTCAGACAGGGAAAATGTAATCATAGATTTCGGTTGTGGTAAATCCTATCTCACCTTTGCCATGTATTATTATCTTCATGAGTTAAAAGGATATCCCATTCGTATCATCGGATTGGATTTAAAGCAGACCGTTATAGATAAATGCAACCAGCTAAAGGAAGCATACGGATACCATAAGCTGAATTTCTATCATGGAGATATTGCCTCCTATGAAGGAGTCGAGCATGTAGATATGGTGGTGACTCTTCATGCCTGTGATACCGCTACGGATTATGCTCTTTATAAAGCAGTCCGCTGGGGGGCATCTGTGATTTTATCCGTTCCCTGCTGTCAGCATGAGATGAACCGCCAGCTAAAAAACGATCTGATGGCGCCAATTTACCAGTATGGGCTCATTAAAGAACGGACAGCAGCCCTTTATACGGATGCATTGCGTGCAGAAGTATTAGAAAACCAGGGATACCGGACCCAGATTCTTGAATTTATTGATATGGAACACACTCCTAAAAACATCTTGATCCGCGCCGTAAAGCAGGGAGGAAAGAAGGACAATCAAAAAGAGATCAAGGAAATTATGGAATCTCTTCACTGTGATTTGACCTTGCCAAGACTATTTGAAGAAAAAGAAGTGTAA
- a CDS encoding PFL family protein yields MLNMFEVNETNKMIEQELLDVRTITMGISLLDCCDSNLDAVNEKIYRKITTVAKDLVSVGKEIEKDFAIPIVNKRISVTPIALVGGSACKKPEDFVTIAKTLDRAAKEVGVNFIGGYSALVSKGMTTADEYLIRSIPKALACTDRVCSSINVGSTKTGINMDAVALMGKIVLETAEETKEIDSLGCAKLVVFCNAPDDNPFMAGAFHGVTEADAIINVGVSGPGVVKTAIESARGQDFEVLCETIKKTAFKITRVGQLVAQEASKRLNIPFGIIDLSLAPTPAIGDSVAEILEEIGLERVGAPGTTAALALLNDQVKKGGVMASSYVGGLSGAFIPVSEDQGMIDAVAMGALNLEKLEAMTCVCSVGLDMIAIPGDTPASTISGIIADESAIGMINQKTTAVRIIPVVGKSVGETVEFGGLLGYAPVMPVNKYSCEKFVNRGGRIPAPIHSFKN; encoded by the coding sequence ATGTTAAATATGTTTGAAGTAAACGAGACCAATAAGATGATTGAACAGGAACTGCTTGATGTACGTACCATTACCATGGGTATCAGCCTTCTTGACTGCTGTGACAGCAATCTGGATGCAGTGAATGAAAAAATCTATCGCAAGATTACAACCGTAGCCAAGGACCTTGTTTCCGTAGGAAAAGAAATCGAGAAAGATTTCGCCATTCCCATTGTAAATAAGCGGATTTCAGTGACTCCCATTGCATTGGTAGGTGGTTCTGCCTGCAAAAAACCGGAAGATTTCGTAACCATTGCAAAGACATTAGACCGTGCAGCAAAAGAAGTGGGCGTTAATTTCATCGGCGGATATTCTGCACTGGTAAGCAAGGGAATGACAACCGCTGATGAGTACCTGATTCGTTCCATACCAAAGGCACTTGCCTGTACCGACCGTGTGTGCAGCTCCATTAATGTAGGCTCTACAAAGACAGGTATTAACATGGATGCCGTAGCTCTTATGGGTAAGATTGTATTGGAAACTGCGGAGGAAACAAAGGAAATTGACTCTCTTGGCTGCGCCAAGCTGGTGGTATTTTGCAATGCGCCGGATGACAATCCATTTATGGCGGGAGCGTTCCATGGGGTGACAGAAGCAGATGCCATCATCAATGTAGGTGTCAGCGGCCCTGGTGTTGTAAAGACTGCCATTGAGTCAGCCAGAGGACAGGACTTTGAGGTACTTTGCGAAACCATTAAAAAGACAGCATTTAAGATTACACGTGTTGGACAGCTGGTAGCTCAGGAAGCGTCCAAGCGTCTTAATATTCCATTTGGTATCATTGATCTTTCTCTTGCTCCGACTCCTGCCATTGGAGACAGTGTGGCTGAGATACTGGAAGAAATCGGTCTGGAGAGAGTGGGAGCTCCTGGAACAACAGCAGCTCTTGCACTTTTAAACGATCAGGTAAAAAAAGGCGGCGTTATGGCTTCTTCTTATGTTGGAGGATTAAGCGGCGCATTTATTCCGGTCAGCGAGGATCAGGGTATGATCGATGCGGTTGCTATGGGAGCCCTTAACTTAGAAAAGCTGGAAGCAATGACTTGTGTCTGCTCCGTTGGTCTTGATATGATCGCAATTCCTGGAGATACGCCTGCTTCTACCATTTCCGGAATCATCGCAGATGAATCTGCCATTGGTATGATCAACCAGAAGACAACTGCAGTCCGTATTATTCCGGTTGTTGGTAAGTCCGTAGGTGAGACGGTAGAATTCGGTGGACTCCTTGGATATGCACCCGTTATGCCGGTAAATAAGTACTCCTGTGAGAAGTTCGTAAACAGAGGCGGAAGAATCCCGGCTCCTATTCATAGCTTTAAAAATTAA
- a CDS encoding ACT domain-containing protein produces MNKTIITVVGKDTVGIIAKICTYLADNRVNILDISQTIVQGYFNMMMIVDMDESAKPFGELADELEGIGDEIGVKVKCQREEIFTKMHRI; encoded by the coding sequence ATGAACAAGACGATTATTACAGTAGTTGGAAAAGACACCGTTGGGATCATCGCAAAAATCTGTACATACCTGGCAGACAACCGGGTGAATATCCTGGATATTTCTCAGACCATCGTACAGGGATACTTCAATATGATGATGATTGTCGATATGGATGAATCTGCAAAGCCTTTTGGAGAGCTTGCTGATGAACTGGAGGGAATCGGTGACGAGATCGGCGTAAAGGTAAAATGCCAGAGAGAAGAGATATTTACTAAAATGCACCGTATCTAA
- a CDS encoding MBL fold metallo-hydrolase produces MRLVSIASGSSGNCIYVGSDTTHILVDAGISNKRIEQGLNEIGVKGNELTGIVITHEHSDHTKGLGVLARKYGVPIYGTKETLEEISKQKYLGEYPKELFCAIRPDVDFQVGDLDVKPFSIDHDAANPVAYRVQHGRKSVAVATDMGHYDQYIIEHLQGLDALLLESNHDVNMLQAGPYPYYLKRRILGDHGHLSNENAGRLLCCILHDNLKKILLGHLSKENNYEELAYETVKLEITEGDNPFRASDFSITVAKRDQMSEIITI; encoded by the coding sequence ATGAGACTGGTAAGCATAGCAAGCGGAAGCAGTGGTAACTGCATCTACGTAGGCTCTGACACCACCCATATCCTGGTGGATGCAGGCATAAGCAACAAACGGATTGAGCAGGGGTTAAATGAAATCGGTGTCAAGGGAAATGAGCTGACAGGAATTGTAATTACCCACGAGCATTCCGATCATACCAAGGGACTGGGAGTACTTGCCAGAAAGTACGGTGTTCCCATTTATGGAACAAAGGAAACTCTGGAGGAAATATCAAAGCAGAAGTATCTGGGAGAATATCCAAAGGAATTATTTTGTGCCATACGCCCGGACGTGGATTTCCAGGTAGGAGATCTTGATGTAAAGCCGTTTTCCATTGATCACGACGCGGCAAATCCAGTGGCTTACCGGGTGCAGCACGGACGCAAATCGGTAGCAGTAGCTACGGACATGGGCCATTATGACCAGTATATCATCGAACATCTCCAGGGGCTGGACGCTCTTCTTTTAGAATCCAACCATGATGTGAATATGCTGCAGGCAGGACCTTATCCCTATTATTTAAAACGCAGAATTCTGGGAGATCACGGACATCTGTCCAATGAGAATGCAGGCCGGCTGTTATGCTGTATTCTCCATGACAATTTAAAGAAGATTTTGCTGGGTCATTTAAGTAAGGAAAACAATTATGAGGAGCTGGCTTATGAAACAGTAAAGCTGGAAATTACAGAAGGCGATAACCCATTTCGGGCATCTGATTTTTCTATCACGGTAGCGAAAAGAGACCAGATGTCGGAAATTATCACTATATAA
- the coaE gene encoding dephospho-CoA kinase (Dephospho-CoA kinase (CoaE) performs the final step in coenzyme A biosynthesis.), translating to MRVIGLTGGVGAGKSLVLSILENEYGAEVIKADEVARELMEPGKEGYELIVTALGDSILKPDGSIDRTILSQCIFRDETIRNAVDRIIHPLVWKFIKGKISSSQAKLIVVEFAIMGEKADVGYDEMWYVYASEEVRIRRLLENRGYEEEHSKRIMASQAAESEYLARCDRVIKNDGSMEEIRDQLAQILKNRGQKES from the coding sequence ATGAGAGTAATTGGATTAACGGGAGGGGTAGGCGCAGGTAAGAGCCTGGTTCTTTCTATATTAGAGAATGAATATGGGGCAGAAGTGATAAAGGCAGATGAAGTGGCCAGGGAATTAATGGAACCTGGGAAGGAAGGATATGAACTCATTGTCACGGCTTTGGGAGATAGCATCTTAAAACCCGATGGCTCCATAGACCGAACGATTCTTTCCCAATGCATTTTTCGGGATGAGACAATCAGGAATGCAGTTGATAGAATTATTCATCCTCTTGTATGGAAATTCATAAAGGGTAAAATTTCTTCTTCCCAAGCGAAGCTTATTGTGGTAGAATTTGCAATTATGGGTGAAAAGGCGGATGTCGGTTATGATGAAATGTGGTATGTTTATGCATCGGAAGAGGTTCGAATCCGTCGGCTTTTAGAAAACAGGGGTTATGAAGAGGAACATTCAAAGCGAATAATGGCAAGCCAGGCAGCCGAGTCGGAATATCTGGCCCGTTGCGACCGGGTCATCAAAAATGATGGTTCCATGGAAGAAATCAGGGACCAGCTGGCGCAAATATTGAAAAACAGGGGACAGAAAGAATCATGA
- the polA gene encoding DNA polymerase I encodes MSRKRIVLIDGSSMVKEAFYSLPANGAGGVKSLMTGILERKEADYLAVAFSLTGASQSMIEKEITIQEELLKGIAPSLKAEVLIKEGYESADILASLAKKCSSEERDITIITKDQRLLQTAAEHVTVQIPAMGEEGLILKSYHLETIREEYGLEPAGLKEVFSLIAADGLGEKTACGLIRQYENIAGLYEHLESMESQRIKEILKTFENRILEEEKRIFLKEDCDITLDDTKSISEAEIQEIMDMDFVPAEFPDDENQSEKESSPTTSFHVITDFSEAEAVFGKGISADRLGLQLIIEDKAVIALSICYGEKDCYCILSEGLLSGDYLAGKAEEICKKAGHVTVLDLKSQLPYLKLEAGSPVFDAGVAGYLLNPLKDSYSYKDLAEDYLNMTVPSRIELIGKVSISRTLIDNRENGVSFICYMSYIAFLCGDRLLEALREAEMEKLFHEIEMPLIYSLYSMETAGIQVERERLKEYGDRLKVQIKELEQKIYEETGETFNINSPKQLGEVLFDHMKIPGGKKTKTGYSTAADVLEKLAQDYPVVTLILDYRQLTKLNSTYADGLAAYIGPDGRIHGTFNQTITATGRISSTEPNLQNIPVRMELGREIRKVFVPKEGCVFVDADYSQIELRVLAHMSGDTRLINAYKQAEDIHAITASEVFHIPLNEVTSLQRRNAKAVNFGIVYGISSFGLSEGLSITRKEASEYIEKYFETYPGVKSFLDGLVTKAKESGYAVSMFGRRRPVPELKSSNFMQRSFGERVAMNSPIQGTAADIMKIAMIRVDQALKKQGLKSRIVLQVHDELLIEAYQEELEKVKELLTNEMIHAADLEVSLEVEANVGESWFDAK; translated from the coding sequence ATGAGCAGAAAACGAATTGTTTTAATAGATGGAAGCAGTATGGTAAAGGAAGCCTTTTACAGCCTTCCGGCTAATGGCGCAGGTGGAGTCAAAAGCCTGATGACAGGAATCCTGGAACGAAAGGAAGCTGATTATCTGGCCGTTGCCTTTTCTTTGACCGGTGCCAGCCAGTCCATGATAGAAAAGGAGATAACGATACAGGAAGAGCTTCTAAAAGGGATAGCACCATCCCTTAAGGCAGAGGTTCTTATAAAAGAAGGATATGAATCTGCGGATATTCTGGCTTCCCTGGCAAAGAAGTGCAGCAGCGAAGAGCGTGATATTACCATAATTACGAAAGATCAAAGACTTTTGCAGACGGCAGCAGAGCATGTGACAGTCCAGATTCCGGCTATGGGAGAAGAGGGACTTATTTTAAAGTCTTACCATCTTGAAACCATCCGGGAAGAGTATGGACTTGAGCCAGCGGGCCTGAAGGAAGTCTTTTCTCTTATAGCCGCTGACGGACTTGGAGAAAAAACCGCCTGTGGGCTGATCAGACAGTATGAAAACATCGCCGGTCTTTATGAACATCTGGAAAGCATGGAATCCCAGAGAATCAAAGAAATTTTAAAGACATTTGAAAACAGGATTCTTGAGGAGGAAAAGCGAATTTTTTTAAAGGAAGACTGCGATATAACCCTGGACGATACAAAATCAATATCCGAGGCTGAAATTCAGGAAATCATGGATATGGACTTTGTACCCGCAGAATTTCCGGATGATGAGAATCAATCAGAGAAGGAATCTTCTCCAACCACTAGCTTTCATGTGATTACTGATTTTTCAGAAGCGGAAGCAGTGTTTGGCAAAGGTATCTCAGCAGACCGTCTTGGCCTTCAGCTGATCATTGAAGATAAAGCAGTAATTGCGTTGTCTATATGTTATGGAGAGAAAGACTGCTATTGTATCCTTTCGGAAGGCTTATTAAGCGGAGACTATCTGGCTGGCAAGGCAGAGGAAATTTGTAAAAAGGCTGGACATGTTACGGTACTTGATTTAAAGAGCCAGCTTCCCTATTTAAAACTGGAGGCAGGAAGTCCGGTGTTTGATGCTGGAGTAGCGGGATATCTGTTAAACCCATTAAAGGATTCCTACAGCTACAAGGATCTTGCAGAGGATTACCTTAATATGACCGTTCCTTCCAGAATAGAGCTGATAGGAAAAGTCTCCATAAGTCGCACTCTTATTGATAACCGGGAGAATGGTGTCTCCTTTATCTGCTATATGTCTTATATTGCCTTCCTCTGTGGAGACCGTCTTTTAGAAGCTTTAAGAGAAGCGGAGATGGAGAAGCTCTTCCATGAAATAGAGATGCCTTTGATCTATAGCCTTTACTCCATGGAAACAGCCGGAATTCAGGTGGAGAGGGAACGGTTAAAGGAATACGGAGACCGGTTAAAGGTTCAGATCAAAGAGTTGGAACAGAAGATATATGAGGAGACAGGAGAGACCTTTAATATCAACTCCCCCAAGCAGCTTGGTGAGGTACTCTTTGACCATATGAAAATACCGGGAGGGAAAAAGACTAAAACTGGTTATTCCACAGCCGCCGATGTACTGGAAAAGCTTGCCCAGGATTATCCTGTGGTCACACTTATTCTGGACTACCGTCAGCTGACCAAATTAAATTCAACCTATGCCGACGGCCTGGCAGCTTATATCGGGCCAGACGGACGGATTCATGGAACATTTAATCAGACCATCACCGCAACGGGAAGAATCAGCAGTACAGAGCCAAATCTCCAGAACATACCGGTTCGAATGGAGCTTGGGCGAGAGATTCGTAAGGTCTTTGTTCCAAAAGAAGGCTGTGTGTTTGTGGATGCTGACTATTCCCAGATTGAGCTTCGGGTGCTGGCACATATGTCAGGAGATACCCGTCTCATCAATGCTTATAAGCAGGCGGAGGATATTCACGCCATCACTGCCTCAGAGGTGTTCCACATTCCTCTTAACGAAGTGACGTCGCTGCAAAGAAGAAATGCCAAGGCAGTAAATTTCGGAATTGTATACGGTATCAGCTCCTTTGGCTTAAGTGAAGGCTTAAGCATTACCAGAAAAGAAGCTTCCGAATATATAGAAAAATATTTTGAAACGTATCCAGGAGTGAAATCCTTCCTGGATGGGTTGGTAACAAAAGCAAAGGAAAGCGGCTATGCCGTCAGCATGTTTGGAAGACGGCGTCCGGTGCCTGAGTTGAAATCATCGAATTTTATGCAGCGGTCCTTTGGAGAACGAGTCGCTATGAACTCTCCCATACAGGGAACGGCAGCCGATATCATGAAGATAGCTATGATACGGGTAGATCAGGCACTAAAAAAACAGGGTCTTAAATCCCGAATCGTTCTTCAGGTTCATGATGAACTTCTGATTGAAGCCTATCAGGAAGAGCTGGAGAAAGTAAAGGAACTTTTAACAAATGAGATGATCCATGCGGCTGACTTAGAGGTATCCCTTGAGGTGGAAGCCAATGTGGGAGAATCCTGGTTTGACGCAAAGTAA